In Fusarium oxysporum Fo47 chromosome VII, complete sequence, the following proteins share a genomic window:
- a CDS encoding major facilitator superfamily domain-containing protein, whose product MCKMDDSSFNPTGQLSPSLAPTEVPITWDDPREKRNPQHWSTLSKIFHTAIPCFLAFEITFSTSVTVPATDLIALEFGLNRTESLLPLTLYTLGVAFGPVLIAPLSEEFGRKYVYVGTMSCLLAFLGGAAAANNFATLLICRLFAGILGSAGIAVGGGTIADVWALEKAGTQASLLFILGPFLGPTLGPLAGAYILKDKGYDWRWTHYLLLILGAPIWLGCILMKETSKSWILRNELDSNEKAAKIKSRRLVMTAMARPVKMLFQEVIVSSLALYTAFAYAMIFSYFASSSYILQLYYGFNLREVGLSFISVIIGYILATIMFAVLDKTLYARAARASPTGSAGPEHRLYAALVGSFFLPAALFWYAWEARRGGNWAAEVASGIFLGLGSFSLFLSAITFMVDFYRAKAAASAIAANGILRYTLGAVFPLFTIQMYENLGVSHAGTVFAGLSILLLPIPWLLFSQAGWLKKHSRFISEEHQQTQQHSVLESR is encoded by the exons ATGTGCAAGATGGACGACTCCTCATTCAATCCAACTGGCCAACTGAGTCCGAGCCTGGCACCCACGGAAGTCCCAATCACATGGGACGACCCCCGAGAGAAAAGAAATCCTCAGCACTGGAGTACCCTTTCCAAGATATTTCATACCGCAATCCCTTGTTTCCTTGCCTTTGAAAT AACATTCTCAACATCCGTTACCGTGCCAGCTACGGACCTAATCGCTCTCGAATTCGGCCTTAACCGCACGGAATCCCTACTCCCTTTAACGCTTTACACTCTCGGAGTAGCTTTCGGTCCAGTCTTGATTGCTCCTTTATCAGAAGAATTTGGTCGCAAATATGTCTATGTCGGAACCATGTCTTGTCTGTTGGCGTTTCTCGGCGGCGCCGCTGCTGCCAACAATTTTGCAACGCTCCTAATCTGTCGCTTGTTTGCGGGAATACTCGGATCTGCTGGCATCGCTGTCGGTGGAGGCACTATCGCCGATGTTTGGGCCCTGGAAAAAGCCGGCACTCAAGCGTcgctcctcttcatccttggcCCTTTCCTTGGTCCGACCCTTGGTCCTCTCGCTGGCGCGTACATACTGAAAGACAAGGGTTATGATTGGAGATGGACGCACTACCTGTTGCTGATCCTCGGCGCACCCATATGGCTTGGTTGCATCCTTATGAAGGAAACTTCCAAAAGCTGGATACTTCGAAACGAGCTGGACTCTAACGAAAAGGCTGCTAAGATAAAATCGCGTCGCTTAGTCATGACAGCCATGGCACGACCAGTGAAGATGCTGTTTCAAGAAGTCATCGTGTCTTCTCTGGCTCTTTACACGGCATTCGCATACGCCATGATTTTCAGCTATTTTGCCAGCTCATCATACATACTGCAGCTTTACTATGGTTTCAACTTACGTGAGGTTGGTTTGTCTTTCATCAGTGTCATCATTGGTTACATCCTGGCTACCATCATGTTTGCCGTTCTCGATAAGACTTTGTATGCTCGAGCAGCTAGAGCATCTCCAACTGGTTCAGCTGGCCCTGAGCACAGATTATATGCTGCACTTGTAggcagcttcttccttcctGCAGCTCTGTTCTGGTATGCTTGGGAGGCGCGCAGGGGTGGAAACTGGGCTGCCGAAGTTGCTTCAGGTATCTTCTTAGGCCTAGGGTCGTTTTCTCTCTTT CTTTCCGCCATTACTTTTATGGTAGACTTTTACCGCGCTAAAGCGGCTGCTTCGG CAATTGCCGCAAACGGTATCTTACGATATACTCTTGGTGCTGTTTTCCCTTTATTTACGATTCAGATGTACGAGAACCTCGGTGTTAGTCACGCGGGAACTGTTTTCGCCGGGTTATCTATACTCCTACTCCCGATTCCATGGCTGCTATTTTCTCAAGCAGGATGGTTGAAGAAGCACAGTCGCTTTATTTCTGAAGAGCATCAGCAAACCCAGCAGCATTCAGTACTGGAATCGCGATGA